The genome window ATACTGTATCATTCATTTCCAACTCATCACTGTTCTCCAGCAGTGCATCACTGTTGTAAGTAAGAAAAGGGGGCTTTGCGTTCCCTGAGAGGTGCCAATTATGGTGTGAGCATTGTAGCTCAATCTGTAATGGTCCTGTCATGTTTGAATAGAGCAATTACAGAAGACTATATTTGAATGCCAAAATACCAGATATGTTAAATCACAAGCTACAACGTGTTACTGTAACTACTCAGCCTtaaaggtgttggtaggcattttttttctcactttggaCAGAGGCTAGATGCTTCCCCCTCGccatctttatgctaagctaaacatgACTGGATTCCAGTTCCATAcataatgcacagacatgaggtTGATATTGATGGTCTTAAAAGCCAATAAGTGTACTGGCGctccaaaaatgttaaacttttcctttaaacatGGAGGTATGGTTGCAAAAAATTATACATCACTGCTCATTATACAGTAGCTATAGTGCATGTAACCATAGAGTAAGAACGAATCAGACATGTCAATGGAACGGAGGGTTACATGTGTAAGCCATGTTCTCTGACTGCAGAGACTATCTCTCCACCCTACATATTCCATATGTACGTGGACTGACCCCACGGGGGCAGCTGACGTGGATATTCTTTAAGACACATCATCTGTGGCCTCTCCGGTTAATCTTGATTAGAACGCGTTTCGGAGCGGCTGGGAGCTAGAGAGATAGTCTCTCCACTCAGAGAACCTGGGTTACCCTCCATTCTCTATCGTGTCCAGACTATTTCTCCACCCTACATATTCCATATGTACGGGGACTCCATGATGACGCGGGTGCTACTGCGAGAGCATGAAATGGCAGTTGAGTTCAAATGACACATCACCACTACCAGAGTGCTCACTCATGTGCTCAGATAAAGGAACTATTTGCAAATATACACTATGTACACACCCATGGCTTAGATGCAAGATGCCACCAAGGCTTAGCTGGCCTCGCCAGACGCTAAGGACAGCCGTAAACAGGTGGAAGGCCACTCAGTTAGCCGGCCAGGTTGCAACGGTAGCTTTGAAAGAAAACTACTCTCTGGTTCAGAGAAATATTCTGCTATGTGGGAATTTAGATAatattcacatgcacacaccctcCATTCCCCCTAAAATTCATCTGAGGGATTAACAAGGATTTGAACAAAAATTAACATTATAGCACTTGATTCTTTTGCACTATTTTACCATGATTACAGCCACACAACTCTTTTCTTTCTACGATATCACGATgtcacatttgttgtttgtgcCCAAACTTCAAacttttattcatcattttatacagtatatcattttgTGAAAACCTACAATGGCATACAGTTTATTGACATAAAAATAGTTAACAAGCAATAAGTAATGCTGGTAAGTATGCAATTTTGTAGTGTATACTGACCGGCATTtgcaaaaccaaacattttgaGGTTATTATATACAGCATGTATGTGtcataatacattttgtcaggtGGCACGGTGCAATcgtgtgtggagtttgcatgttctgcCTGATTCTGCGTGGGTTTCCTCCAGGTGCTCCAGTTTCCtctcacagtccaaagacatgcacatTAGGTTAATTGGAAACTCTAAATTGCTGGTACTGTACGTGTGAATGcgaatgtgaatgtgtttttctataGATTGCTGACCTGCCCAGGGTGTTTGCTGCATCTCACCCAATGTTTTCTGGAGTAGGCTCCTGCCCCTTACAACCCTGAACAGGATAAACAGTGTAGAAAATGCATGGATAAATATATTCAATCATTTTAGTATAATACTTACACCAGCAAAGGGTGCAACGTTTTCCATAAAGTTAATTCACAGTTCACAAGAATCTACTGAAATGTCTAAACTTGTTTGAATATCTTAAAGatcttatatttcatttcttttgtccTAAGACAGTACACAAAAGGATTTACAAGAGATGGACCAAGGATGGCTCCGATCATTAATCCATGCCATTCCTCAAGAGTTAATACCACACCTAACCTGGTCAAGACAATGCGGATGAATAATGGACAATAGTAACACGTTACCACGATCAAGTGACTCAAACAAGTGCTgcctatttttcttttgtcatcatttgaggataatttcacaaaaaatattatacatatgtatgacaggcaaataaaagtgaaagtgaaaaataaaaaaaagaatgttatGACGGTAGTCAGATTGAAATAGTAATTAGGGTCAACACAAGTAGTTCGTATTACGGCAGCATAGTCACAGAAAGTGTACATCAGCTTTGAGTAGCAGTGAGGGAGAGGAAGCACAGTTGCAGGCGTTACAGCCACAAAACCACAGGCAACAATCCACAGGATATATGTAAGGACAAGAGTGCGCACATTTGTTAAATAACTGTGGTACTGAAAAGGATAGCTAATAGCAATCAATCGATCAAATGCCATAACCGTTAAAGCAAACATCTCCATCACCCCTCCCAAGTGGAAAGCAAACATTTGAATTAAGCACGGCACATAGGCTATAGTATTAACACCAGCAAGTAGAACCCCGATCATTGTTGGACTGGCACTGGAGGTGTAGAGTATATCAACAACAGCAAGGTTGCAAATCAGAAGATACATTGGTTTGTGTAATCTCTTGTCATAAATAATGAAGAGGATATTTACTATATTGGCAAGAACAGCTAGAACATAGGTAATCAATATAACCACACCAACTACCATAGGCCTTTTGGTTGTGTCAAAACCACCTATAATAAATTCTGTAACTGTGATTGAAGCATTCTGTAAAGGCATATTGGTTAAAATATCAAGataaagaaaatgcaaaaaagaagTTGATGAAAAAACTCCTTTCAAAGCAAAAGATCATGCAACATATTGTAGGTCATAACAAATCATAACCAGTTG of Siniperca chuatsi isolate FFG_IHB_CAS linkage group LG7, ASM2008510v1, whole genome shotgun sequence contains these proteins:
- the LOC122879311 gene encoding olfactory receptor 13G1-like; this translates as MPLQNASITVTEFIIGGFDTTKRPMVVGVVILITYVLAVLANIVNILFIIYDKRLHKPMYLLICNLAVVDILYTSSASPTMIGVLLAGVNTIAYVPCLIQMFAFHLGGVMEMFALTVMAFDRLIAISYPFQYHSYLTNVRTLVLTYILWIVACGFVAVTPATVLPLPHCYSKLMYTFCDYAAVIRTTCVDPNYYFNLTTVITFFFLFFTFTFICLSYICIIFFVKLSSNDDKRKIGSTCLSHLIVVTCYYCPLFIRIVLTRLGVVLTLEEWHGLMIGAILGPSLVNPFVYCLRTKEMKYKIFKIFKQV